A window of the Blattabacterium cuenoti genome harbors these coding sequences:
- the rpoN gene encoding RNA polymerase factor sigma-54, translating into MLKQQLLQKGQHKLSPQQIKLMKLVQLSTLDFEQRVQKELEENPALEEENCSDLEENSDTLENDMDLTEDQNQSADLSEIDEYLSDDEIEDFQINNQNYSIKKHIPIISGISFQEYLKNQLHTFRLNEKDLLIADFILGNIDNDGYMKRKIPSIADDIFLILGIYVSTVKIEELLVNYVQKLDPIGIGSRNLQECLLIQLEKKKINQEIFLSKKIIRDHFESFVKKHYRKLQKKLGITKKDLRKVLDQIKKLNPKPGRIYSDNTKNLDHIIPDFNIYISDEKLELSLNQRNIPELKISSLYLDMLKSYKSEKNIKKNEETIVFLKQKIDSAKWFVDAIKQRQNTLMLTMNAIMDYQKEYFLTGDPVKIKPMILKNISQKIGVGISTVSRVANSKYVNTPYGTFLIKSFFSEKMINQEGKEISSIEIKKLLGESIDKENKKKPFTDEKLSKILRKKGYLVARRTIAKYRDQMHIPVARMRKNL; encoded by the coding sequence ATGTTGAAACAACAGTTATTGCAAAAAGGACAACATAAGCTTTCTCCACAACAAATCAAATTAATGAAATTAGTTCAATTGTCGACTTTAGATTTTGAACAAAGAGTTCAAAAAGAATTGGAAGAAAATCCAGCTTTAGAGGAAGAAAATTGTTCGGACTTAGAAGAAAATTCAGATACATTAGAAAATGATATGGATCTTACAGAGGATCAAAATCAATCTGCAGATTTATCTGAAATAGATGAATATTTAAGTGATGACGAAATTGAAGATTTCCAAATAAATAATCAAAATTATAGTATAAAAAAACATATTCCCATTATTTCTGGAATTTCTTTTCAAGAATATCTAAAAAATCAATTGCATACATTTCGTTTAAATGAAAAAGATTTATTAATTGCTGATTTTATATTAGGAAATATAGATAATGATGGTTATATGAAAAGAAAAATTCCATCTATAGCGGATGATATTTTCTTAATACTTGGAATATATGTCTCTACAGTAAAAATAGAGGAATTGCTTGTAAATTATGTACAGAAATTAGATCCTATAGGAATAGGTTCCAGAAATTTACAAGAATGTTTGCTGATTCAATTAGAGAAAAAAAAAATCAATCAAGAAATTTTTTTATCAAAAAAAATTATACGAGATCATTTTGAATCTTTTGTAAAAAAGCATTATCGAAAATTGCAAAAAAAATTGGGAATAACAAAAAAAGATCTACGAAAAGTTCTTGATCAAATAAAAAAATTAAATCCTAAACCAGGAAGGATTTATTCTGATAATACTAAAAATTTGGATCATATTATTCCGGATTTTAATATTTATATTTCAGATGAAAAATTAGAACTTTCTTTAAATCAAAGAAATATTCCAGAATTAAAAATATCATCTTTATATTTAGATATGTTAAAATCTTATAAATCAGAAAAAAATATAAAAAAAAATGAAGAAACCATTGTATTTTTAAAACAAAAAATAGATTCAGCAAAATGGTTCGTAGATGCAATCAAACAACGTCAAAATACATTAATGTTAACAATGAACGCTATTATGGATTATCAAAAAGAATATTTTTTAACTGGAGATCCAGTTAAAATAAAACCTATGATATTAAAAAATATTTCCCAAAAAATAGGAGTAGGAATTTCTACTGTTTCACGTGTAGCTAATAGTAAGTATGTAAACACACCATATGGTACTTTTTTAATAAAAAGTTTTTTTTCTGAAAAAATGATAAACCAAGAAGGAAAAGAAATTTCCTCTATTGAAATAAAAAAACTTTTAGGAGAATCAATAGATAAAGAAAACAAAAAAAAACCTTTTACTGATGAAAAATTATCCAAAATACTTAGAAAAAAAGGCTATTTAGTAGCTAGAAGAACTATCGCAAAATATAGAGATCAAATGCATATTCCTGTTGCAAGAATGCGAAAAAATTTATGA
- a CDS encoding aldehyde dehydrogenase family protein, which produces MDKLLKKNEMFQTINPVNDNILKTYYFLSNKNINFKLSEAQNAYNEWKNYPFNLKIECLTKFCSFMQKATDIMAYSVTQEMGKPITQSHAEVNKSINLCKYYCDFKESVFIKKIYTEYKISYVKFESIGAILGIIPWNYPIWQTIRSTIPNLLLGNVIIIKPALNTTECSLILEKMFLKSGFPKGAFQVLLMNPNQIESVIAHPIIQGVTFTGSTLTGSIIGSLSGKYIKKSVLELGGNDAFVVMKDVEDIEKIAKLATESRLNNTGQTCISAKRFIVDKTIIDDFIDAVMQEMKTYHRGNLYDESTKIGYISRHDLSEKLYQQYKNIILNGGKICLEITRDGNFFSPALLRIENDNCIVNKEEIFGPIGIISSFSKEETIPDIVNNTPYGLGASIWTKNLEEAEEISKKIDTGMVFINEVVKSDPRFPFGGVKKSGYGRELSALSIKEFTNCKTVIIK; this is translated from the coding sequence ATGGACAAATTGTTAAAAAAAAATGAGATGTTTCAAACCATTAATCCTGTAAACGATAATATATTAAAAACTTATTATTTTTTATCCAATAAAAATATTAATTTTAAATTATCTGAAGCTCAAAATGCATATAATGAATGGAAAAATTATCCTTTCAACTTGAAAATTGAATGTTTAACTAAATTCTGTTCTTTCATGCAAAAAGCCACAGATATTATGGCTTATTCCGTTACTCAAGAAATGGGGAAACCCATAACTCAATCTCATGCAGAAGTAAATAAAAGTATTAATTTATGTAAATATTATTGTGACTTTAAAGAATCTGTTTTTATTAAAAAAATTTATACTGAATATAAAATTTCTTATGTAAAGTTTGAATCTATAGGCGCTATATTAGGGATTATACCTTGGAATTATCCCATTTGGCAAACGATCAGATCTACTATTCCTAACTTATTATTAGGAAATGTAATTATCATTAAACCAGCTCTTAATACAACAGAATGTTCTCTCATTTTAGAAAAAATGTTTTTAAAATCCGGGTTTCCTAAAGGGGCCTTTCAGGTTTTATTAATGAATCCAAATCAAATAGAATCTGTTATAGCCCATCCTATAATACAAGGAGTGACTTTTACAGGAAGTACTTTAACGGGAAGTATTATAGGATCATTATCCGGAAAATATATTAAAAAATCTGTTTTAGAATTAGGAGGAAATGATGCTTTTGTAGTTATGAAAGATGTAGAGGATATAGAAAAAATAGCAAAATTAGCTACAGAATCTAGATTAAATAATACAGGACAAACATGTATTTCTGCAAAAAGATTTATTGTAGATAAAACTATAATAGATGATTTTATAGATGCAGTTATGCAAGAAATGAAAACATATCATAGAGGAAATTTATATGATGAATCGACTAAAATAGGCTATATTTCTCGTCATGATTTATCTGAAAAATTGTATCAGCAATACAAAAATATAATCCTAAATGGAGGAAAAATATGTTTAGAAATTACCAGAGATGGTAATTTTTTTTCTCCTGCTTTATTAAGAATAGAAAATGATAACTGTATAGTGAATAAAGAAGAAATATTTGGGCCAATAGGAATTATTTCTTCTTTTTCTAAAGAAGAAACAATTCCTGATATTGTTAATAATACACCATACGGACTTGGAGCTTCTATTTGGACAAAAAATTTAGAAGAAGCGGAAGAAATATCAAAAAAAATAGACACGGGGATGGTTTTTATAAATGAAGTTGTCAAATCAGATCCACGTTTTCCTTTTGGAGGAGTTAAAAAATCCGGATATGGTAGAGAATTATCAGCTTTATCTATAAAAGAATTTACAAATTGTAAAACTGTAATTATAAAATAA
- the pyrH gene encoding UMP kinase, with translation MKYKRSLLKLSGEALMGDNEFGLHSTRLQQYAEEVKKVVEMGAQVAIVIGGGNIFRGFSRIKEKTINRIEGDYMGMLATVINGIAFQSYLENIGICTYIQTAIRMDEIAEPFGKDRAIHHLEKGRVVIFVAGLGNPYFTTDTAAVLRAIEIKADVLLKGTRVDGIYTTDPEKDKYAKKFKNISFDMAYQMGIKVMDQTAFILGNENNLPIIIFDINRKGNFKKVISGEEIGTMVSKKK, from the coding sequence ATGAAGTACAAAAGATCATTATTGAAATTAAGTGGAGAAGCTCTTATGGGAGATAACGAATTTGGACTTCATTCTACTCGTCTTCAACAATATGCTGAAGAAGTAAAAAAAGTAGTAGAAATGGGAGCTCAAGTAGCTATAGTTATTGGAGGGGGTAATATATTTAGAGGATTTTCTAGAATAAAGGAAAAAACGATAAATCGTATAGAAGGAGATTACATGGGGATGCTAGCAACTGTTATTAACGGTATAGCCTTTCAATCATATTTAGAAAATATAGGAATATGTACTTATATTCAAACAGCTATTCGAATGGATGAAATTGCAGAACCTTTTGGAAAAGATAGGGCTATACACCATCTTGAAAAAGGAAGGGTTGTAATATTTGTCGCGGGGTTAGGAAATCCTTATTTCACTACAGATACAGCCGCTGTTTTGCGTGCTATCGAAATAAAAGCTGATGTATTATTAAAAGGGACTAGAGTGGATGGAATTTATACAACAGATCCAGAAAAAGATAAATATGCTAAAAAATTTAAAAATATATCTTTTGATATGGCATATCAAATGGGAATTAAAGTGATGGATCAAACAGCTTTCATTTTAGGAAATGAAAATAATTTACCGATTATTATTTTTGATATTAACAGAAAAGGAAATTTTAAAAAAGTAATTTCAGGAGAGGAAATAGGAACTATGGTTTCTAAAAAAAAATAA
- a CDS encoding class I tRNA ligase family protein, with protein MKYNFRKIEKRWQIYWKKHNIFYTKESQKRKYYILNMFPYPSGTGLHVGHCLGYIASDVYARYKRAKGYNVLNPIGFDSFGLPAEQYAIQTGKHPYETTLENSRRYKKQMNKIGLSFDWNRRLYTSHPNYYRWTQWMFIQIFNSWYDKNSEKAKSIDLLIEEFNKNGNNFINASTTKNYKFNSKTWNKFNSYEKESILLDYRLAFLCNNIVNWCPDLGTVLANDEINNGKSERGGYPVYKKKMLQWHIRISPYAERLIKGLNLIDCSQSLKKLQYNWIGKSIGISIFLKIVYPIGEINQIELFTAHPEMMFGITFIILSPDHPLADKILHLKNRFTYLTDEFPIYENTKNISGIFTENYVLHPFIRNKRIPIYISNFFTINNQTKSIIGIPGYEEKSRKFAQKFGIEIIKILDVNEKCMNSNFLNGLNRQQAKEKIIKILINKKIGETKTSYKIRDAIFSRQRYWGEPIPIYFKNKIPKTIPLDKLPIVLPKIDNFYPKDGKSPLVRVPNWAWDEKNMKIVSNILIDHKYVFPIETSTMPSWAGSSWYFIRYMDVHNNQFFIDKKKENYWKNVDLYIGGSEHSTGHLIYARFWNKFLLDRGWITTEEPFKKILNQGMILSYSAIILKVIGENTFLSYGLKNKKHAYFYFQEVYVDLSLIKKNNELDINKFKKYRPEFYSSVFILERGSFFCKRKLEKMSKSKFNVINPDDICEKYGSDVFRIYEMFLGPIHQSKPWDEKKINGIKNFINKFWSLFHINQIFQVSEMNPTFQELKILHSTIKKIQDKMQSFSWNTSISLLMIITNQLTVLKCNKRKILEPLVQLIAPFAPHVSEELWYKMGKKKSIIFYNFPIFNTKYIVKKEITYPIMFNGKFKFSEKFNYNTSIGEIKNKILNHPKTKFFLKEKTLQKLILIPKKIINILFK; from the coding sequence ATGAAATATAATTTTCGTAAAATAGAAAAACGTTGGCAAATATACTGGAAAAAACATAACATATTTTATACAAAAGAAAGTCAAAAAAGAAAATATTACATTTTAAATATGTTTCCTTATCCTTCTGGAACAGGGCTTCATGTAGGACATTGTTTAGGGTACATAGCATCAGATGTTTATGCAAGATATAAACGAGCAAAAGGATATAATGTTTTAAATCCCATAGGTTTTGATTCTTTTGGTCTTCCTGCAGAACAATATGCTATACAAACAGGAAAACATCCTTATGAAACAACTCTTGAAAATTCACGTAGATACAAAAAACAAATGAATAAAATAGGACTTTCTTTTGATTGGAATAGAAGACTATATACCAGTCATCCTAATTATTATCGTTGGACTCAATGGATGTTTATTCAAATTTTTAATTCTTGGTACGATAAAAATAGTGAAAAAGCTAAATCTATAGATCTTTTAATTGAAGAATTTAATAAAAACGGAAATAATTTCATTAACGCTAGCACTACGAAAAATTATAAGTTTAATTCAAAAACGTGGAATAAATTTAATTCATACGAAAAAGAATCTATTCTTTTAGATTATAGATTAGCTTTTTTATGTAATAATATAGTGAACTGGTGCCCAGATCTAGGAACAGTATTAGCTAATGATGAAATAAACAATGGAAAAAGTGAAAGAGGAGGATATCCAGTTTACAAAAAAAAAATGTTACAATGGCATATAAGAATTAGTCCATATGCAGAAAGACTTATAAAAGGATTAAATTTGATTGATTGTTCTCAATCTTTAAAAAAGTTACAATATAATTGGATAGGAAAATCAATAGGAATTTCTATATTTTTAAAAATTGTTTATCCTATTGGTGAAATCAATCAAATTGAATTATTTACTGCTCATCCAGAAATGATGTTTGGAATAACTTTTATCATACTGTCTCCAGACCATCCACTTGCAGATAAAATTTTACATCTTAAAAATAGGTTTACATATCTTACTGATGAATTCCCTATATACGAAAATACAAAAAATATTTCTGGTATTTTTACAGAAAATTATGTACTACATCCTTTTATTAGAAATAAAAGGATTCCCATTTATATAAGTAATTTTTTTACGATAAATAATCAAACAAAATCTATAATAGGAATCCCTGGATATGAAGAAAAAAGTAGAAAATTTGCCCAAAAATTTGGTATCGAAATCATAAAAATTTTAGATGTTAATGAAAAATGTATGAATTCTAATTTTTTGAATGGATTAAATCGTCAACAAGCAAAAGAAAAAATAATCAAAATTTTAATAAATAAAAAAATAGGAGAAACTAAAACTAGTTATAAGATTCGTGATGCTATTTTTTCCAGACAAAGATATTGGGGAGAACCAATTCCTATTTATTTTAAAAATAAAATTCCAAAAACAATTCCTCTTGATAAATTACCGATTGTCCTTCCTAAAATAGATAACTTTTATCCTAAAGATGGAAAATCTCCATTAGTAAGAGTTCCAAATTGGGCTTGGGATGAAAAAAACATGAAAATTGTTTCTAATATTCTTATTGATCATAAATATGTATTTCCAATTGAAACTAGTACAATGCCTAGTTGGGCAGGATCAAGTTGGTATTTTATTAGATATATGGATGTACATAATAATCAATTCTTTATTGATAAAAAAAAAGAAAATTATTGGAAAAATGTCGATTTATATATTGGTGGATCTGAACATAGTACAGGTCATTTGATTTATGCTAGATTCTGGAATAAATTTTTATTGGATAGAGGATGGATAACTACGGAGGAACCTTTCAAAAAAATATTGAATCAAGGAATGATTTTGAGTTATTCTGCTATTATACTAAAAGTGATAGGAGAAAATACTTTTCTTTCTTATGGATTAAAAAATAAAAAACACGCATATTTTTATTTTCAAGAAGTATATGTAGATCTTTCTTTAATTAAAAAAAACAATGAATTAGATATTAATAAGTTTAAAAAATACAGACCTGAATTTTATTCATCTGTTTTTATTTTGGAAAGAGGATCCTTTTTTTGTAAAAGAAAATTGGAAAAAATGTCAAAATCCAAATTTAATGTAATAAATCCTGATGATATTTGTGAAAAATATGGATCAGATGTATTTCGTATTTATGAAATGTTTTTAGGGCCGATTCATCAATCGAAACCTTGGGATGAAAAAAAAATAAATGGTATAAAAAATTTTATAAATAAATTTTGGAGTTTATTTCATATAAATCAAATTTTTCAAGTAAGTGAAATGAATCCAACATTCCAAGAATTAAAAATTTTACATAGTACTATAAAAAAAATTCAAGATAAAATGCAATCTTTTTCATGGAATACTTCTATAAGTTTATTAATGATTATAACTAATCAGTTGACTGTCTTAAAATGTAATAAAAGAAAGATATTAGAACCTTTAGTTCAATTAATTGCTCCATTTGCGCCTCATGTATCCGAAGAGTTATGGTATAAGATGGGTAAAAAAAAATCTATTATATTTTATAATTTTCCAATTTTTAATACAAAATATATAGTGAAAAAAGAAATAACATATCCGATTATGTTTAATGGAAAATTCAAATTTTCAGAAAAATTTAACTATAACACTTCAATAGGAGAAATAAAAAATAAAATTTTAAATCATCCCAAAACAAAATTTTTTTTGAAAGAAAAAACTTTACAAAAATTAATTTTAATACCTAAAAAAATAATAAATATTTTATTCAAATAA
- a CDS encoding ribosome-recycling factor — MDELNEILSSCKENMEEIFKKLTKEIHRIRLGSKSVSSFLGKIKIKCYGTFFSLIEVSNISIVDNMNISIHPWDLSIISNIEKAIINANLGFMPTNKGDSIHIHLPIITEESRKILIKKIKSQTEHAKILVREIRKKNNQHIRKLKISEDISKTVENHIQKMTSEYIQKIESFFIHKEKEILKI, encoded by the coding sequence ATGGATGAATTAAATGAAATTTTATCCTCTTGTAAAGAAAATATGGAGGAAATTTTTAAAAAACTGACAAAAGAAATTCATCGTATTCGATTAGGGAGCAAATCTGTATCTTCTTTTTTGGGTAAAATAAAAATAAAATGTTATGGAACCTTTTTTTCTCTAATAGAAGTATCCAATATTTCTATTGTAGATAATATGAATATTTCTATTCATCCCTGGGACCTTTCTATTATTTCAAATATAGAAAAAGCCATTATTAATGCGAATTTAGGTTTTATGCCAACTAATAAAGGAGACTCTATTCATATACATTTGCCTATAATTACAGAAGAAAGTAGAAAAATTTTGATAAAAAAAATAAAAAGCCAAACAGAACATGCAAAAATTCTCGTGAGAGAAATTAGGAAAAAAAATAACCAACATATAAGAAAATTAAAAATATCAGAAGATATTTCTAAAACAGTAGAAAATCATATACAAAAAATGACGAGTGAATATATACAAAAAATAGAAAGTTTCTTTATTCATAAGGAAAAAGAAATATTGAAAATATAG
- the asnS gene encoding asparagine--tRNA ligase: MIRKYSVKELLNKEKFFIDKKVLVEGWIRSFRHSIFISLNDGSTIQNIQIILSNKLDKNIVKKITIGSSIRVIGIVKKSIGIKQYIELESVDITIYESVETKIIQKSILQPKKHSLEKLREQAHLRFRTNIFSCIMRIRHHIAFGIHKYFHKHGFFYIHTPIITTLNCEGTGKMFQITTMDLKKNKPIDYEKDFFKCKTYLSVSGQLEAETASLGLGKVYTFGPVFRAENSNTSRHLSEFWMIEPEIAFYHLEENINLAENFLKFIIKYIVDNSMEDLIFLNQCLEKWNQKKKNSLLEKLELILKFPFKKISYTEAIRILDQEEKKKKIRFLHPIIWGMDLQSEHEQYLVDKYFKIPVIIFDYPCSIKAFYMRMNHDGKTVRAMDILFPEIGEIIGGSQREERYDILLQRMKDTNTDKNKLWWYLDTRRFGSVPHSGFGLGFDRLVQFITGMNNIRDVIPFPRVPNNAEF; this comes from the coding sequence ATGATAAGAAAATATTCAGTTAAAGAATTACTAAATAAAGAAAAATTTTTTATAGATAAAAAAGTATTAGTCGAAGGATGGATTCGTTCTTTTCGTCATTCTATTTTCATCAGTTTGAATGATGGATCTACAATTCAAAATATACAAATTATTTTATCTAATAAATTAGATAAAAATATTGTAAAAAAAATAACAATTGGAAGTTCAATTAGAGTTATAGGAATAGTGAAAAAAAGTATTGGAATAAAACAATATATTGAACTCGAATCTGTGGATATAACTATATATGAATCAGTAGAGACAAAGATTATTCAAAAATCGATTTTGCAACCTAAAAAACATAGTTTGGAAAAACTTCGTGAACAAGCTCATTTACGTTTCCGAACAAATATTTTTAGTTGTATTATGAGAATACGTCATCATATAGCTTTTGGTATACATAAATATTTTCATAAACATGGTTTTTTTTATATTCATACTCCAATTATTACTACTTTAAATTGTGAAGGAACCGGAAAAATGTTTCAGATAACAACTATGGATTTAAAAAAAAATAAACCAATCGATTATGAAAAGGATTTTTTTAAATGTAAAACTTATCTCAGTGTATCCGGACAATTAGAAGCGGAGACTGCTTCTTTAGGATTAGGAAAAGTATATACTTTTGGTCCTGTGTTTAGGGCAGAAAATTCCAATACTTCACGACATTTATCAGAATTTTGGATGATTGAACCGGAAATTGCTTTTTATCATCTGGAAGAAAATATCAATTTAGCTGAAAATTTTCTCAAATTTATTATAAAATATATTGTAGATAATAGCATGGAAGACTTGATTTTTTTAAATCAATGTTTGGAGAAATGGAACCAAAAGAAAAAAAATTCCCTTTTAGAAAAATTAGAACTTATCTTAAAATTTCCATTCAAGAAAATTAGTTATACGGAAGCTATAAGAATTCTTGATCAAGAAGAAAAGAAAAAAAAAATAAGATTTTTACATCCAATTATTTGGGGAATGGATTTACAGTCGGAACATGAACAATATTTAGTAGATAAATATTTTAAAATTCCTGTAATTATATTTGATTATCCTTGTAGTATTAAAGCTTTTTATATGCGTATGAATCATGACGGAAAAACAGTTAGAGCTATGGATATTTTATTTCCTGAAATAGGAGAAATTATTGGAGGATCTCAAAGAGAAGAACGTTATGATATATTATTACAACGTATGAAAGATACAAATACTGATAAAAATAAACTTTGGTGGTATTTAGATACACGTCGTTTTGGTTCTGTTCCTCATAGTGGATTTGGGTTAGGTTTTGATCGTTTAGTTCAATTTATCACAGGAATGAATAATATTCGTGATGTTATTCCATTTCCAAGAGTTCCAAACAATGCAGAATTTTAA
- a CDS encoding SufE family protein — protein sequence MDLHKREKIIKKEFKILKNWEEKYEYLIDLGKELSKRSPIFRSEDKLIHGCQSKVWLEAKFNRSRIFFEADSDALLPRGMAALMIRVYSGLFPFEIIYSNANFIYEIGFQTFLSPIRANGMLLFLKKIKFYAIAFHTKVSISLNGQIVKKK from the coding sequence ATGGATTTGCATAAAAGAGAAAAAATAATAAAAAAAGAATTTAAAATTCTTAAAAATTGGGAAGAAAAATATGAATATTTGATAGACTTAGGTAAAGAATTATCTAAAAGATCTCCTATATTTAGATCTGAAGACAAATTAATTCATGGATGTCAATCCAAAGTTTGGTTAGAGGCTAAATTTAATAGATCACGCATTTTTTTTGAAGCGGATAGTGATGCTTTATTACCTAGAGGAATGGCTGCTCTTATGATTCGAGTATATTCAGGACTATTTCCTTTTGAAATTATTTACTCTAATGCTAATTTTATTTATGAAATAGGATTTCAGACTTTTTTATCTCCTATTAGAGCTAATGGAATGCTTTTATTTTTAAAAAAAATAAAATTTTATGCCATTGCTTTTCACACCAAAGTTTCTATTAGTTTGAATGGACAAATTGTTAAAAAAAAATGA
- a CDS encoding Glu/Leu/Phe/Val family dehydrogenase — translation MSKNQNKTGTYSFFNCIEKNFDKAAEFLSIEKGLLEQIKACNSVYRMHFPVKIGKEIKVIEAYRVQHSHHKLPCKGGIRYSTKVNQDEVMTLAALMTYKCAIVDVPFGGAKGGIKIDPQTISPENIEKITRRYTSELIKKNFIGPGIDVPAPDYGTGEREMSWIFDTFLSLRSGDVDALACVTGKPVSQGGVRGRKEATGLGVFYGIRELCSIKEDMYSVGLDVGLVGKKIIIQGLGNVGYHAATFFHESGAIIIALAEREGAIYNEKGLNVSKVFLHLKNTGSILNFPEAKNIENTEKALELECDILIPAALENVIHKNNANRIKAKIIGEAANGPITPEADEILEKKGVIIVPDIYLNAGGVTVSYFEWLKNLSHVRYGRMEKKFSENMNAEFLQVIETVCKKKISSEEKKIILRGPREIDLVRSGLEDTMINGFHKIRDLKKSLKIKNMRIAAFVLAINKIIDSYEKLGIFP, via the coding sequence ATGTCAAAAAACCAAAATAAAACTGGTACATATAGTTTTTTTAATTGTATAGAAAAAAATTTTGATAAAGCTGCGGAATTTCTTTCTATTGAAAAGGGTCTTTTAGAACAAATTAAAGCTTGCAATTCTGTATATCGTATGCATTTTCCTGTGAAAATAGGAAAAGAAATCAAAGTTATTGAAGCGTATAGAGTCCAACACTCTCATCATAAACTTCCTTGTAAAGGAGGAATTCGATATAGTACTAAAGTTAATCAAGATGAAGTTATGACTTTAGCAGCTTTAATGACCTATAAATGTGCCATAGTTGATGTGCCTTTTGGAGGTGCTAAAGGGGGAATAAAGATTGATCCACAAACCATCTCACCAGAAAATATAGAAAAGATAACACGCCGTTACACCTCTGAATTGATTAAAAAAAATTTCATTGGTCCGGGAATAGATGTTCCCGCACCTGATTATGGAACTGGAGAAAGAGAGATGAGTTGGATTTTTGATACTTTTTTATCTCTTCGTTCTGGAGACGTAGATGCATTAGCTTGTGTTACAGGAAAACCCGTTTCTCAAGGAGGAGTAAGAGGAAGAAAAGAAGCAACAGGATTAGGTGTATTTTATGGAATTAGAGAATTGTGTTCTATAAAAGAAGATATGTATTCTGTTGGTCTTGATGTAGGATTAGTTGGGAAAAAAATTATTATACAAGGATTAGGAAATGTTGGCTATCATGCCGCTACTTTTTTTCACGAATCAGGGGCTATTATCATAGCTTTAGCAGAAAGAGAAGGTGCAATCTATAACGAAAAAGGATTAAATGTATCCAAAGTTTTCTTACATTTAAAAAATACTGGATCAATACTAAATTTTCCAGAAGCAAAAAATATAGAGAATACGGAAAAGGCTTTAGAATTAGAATGTGATATTTTAATTCCAGCGGCATTAGAAAATGTAATACATAAAAATAACGCAAATCGTATTAAGGCTAAAATTATTGGAGAAGCCGCAAATGGACCTATCACTCCTGAAGCTGATGAAATATTGGAGAAAAAAGGAGTAATTATTGTTCCTGATATTTACTTAAATGCAGGAGGAGTTACCGTTTCTTATTTTGAATGGCTAAAAAACTTAAGTCATGTACGTTATGGGCGCATGGAAAAGAAATTTAGCGAAAATATGAATGCAGAATTCTTACAAGTTATAGAAACGGTTTGCAAAAAAAAAATTTCGTCAGAAGAAAAAAAAATTATTTTAAGAGGACCAAGAGAAATCGATCTGGTCCGTAGCGGATTAGAAGATACAATGATCAATGGATTTCATAAAATCCGTGATTTAAAAAAATCATTAAAAATAAAAAACATGCGTATTGCAGCATTCGTACTCGCAATCAATAAAATTATTGATTCTTATGAAAAACTAGGAATTTTTCCATAA